A region of uncultured Anaeromusa sp. DNA encodes the following proteins:
- a CDS encoding succinate dehydrogenase/fumarate reductase iron-sulfur subunit, with the protein MAITLKIERFLDGKNWTQNYVVELEKGMTVLAALLKIKETVDPTLTFTASCRSSICGACAIRVNDNAVLACETLLEDLVKRYQTQTLTLAPLGNFKVLRDLAVDWQPKYERLKKVKPFLQPKNEFSAAEGCRQTPEAFKKISKNSECILCGSCVSECNKCTADSSDFFDPFVFARAQKFAADSRDSDPSAHLVPAVQDGGLWKCMNCQECTTKCPKGLKPAEDIEKLRIATFREKLYRGIGPSHALAFYDDIKDTGRLNEAMLAAKSEGIQAALRIPVAYRLMRAGKLAPLEKHEAIAEIQKVRTIMVAAKEDKA; encoded by the coding sequence ATGGCGATAACATTAAAAATAGAGCGGTTTCTGGACGGCAAAAATTGGACGCAAAACTATGTGGTGGAGCTGGAAAAAGGCATGACTGTGTTGGCGGCGCTGCTGAAAATCAAGGAAACCGTCGACCCGACACTGACTTTTACGGCTTCCTGTCGTTCCAGTATTTGCGGCGCTTGCGCTATTCGGGTCAATGATAATGCCGTGTTGGCATGCGAAACGTTGCTGGAAGACTTGGTGAAGCGGTATCAGACGCAAACGCTCACGCTTGCGCCGCTGGGCAACTTTAAAGTGTTGCGGGATTTGGCTGTAGACTGGCAGCCCAAATATGAGCGGTTGAAGAAGGTTAAACCTTTTTTGCAGCCGAAAAACGAATTCAGCGCGGCTGAAGGCTGTCGGCAGACGCCAGAGGCCTTTAAAAAGATCAGCAAGAACTCCGAATGCATTCTTTGCGGTTCTTGCGTATCGGAATGCAATAAATGCACTGCCGACAGCAGTGATTTTTTCGATCCCTTCGTCTTCGCCCGGGCGCAGAAATTTGCCGCCGACTCTCGGGACAGCGATCCGTCGGCTCACTTAGTTCCGGCGGTGCAGGACGGGGGCCTCTGGAAATGCATGAACTGCCAGGAATGTACCACCAAGTGTCCTAAAGGTTTAAAGCCAGCGGAAGATATTGAAAAGCTGCGCATCGCTACGTTTCGGGAAAAACTGTATCGCGGCATAGGTCCCTCTCATGCGCTGGCTTTTTACGACGACATCAAGGACACGGGGCGTCTCAATGAGGCGATGCTGGCTGCGAAAAGCGAAGGCATCCAGGCGGCTCTGCGTATTCCGGTAGCCTATCGCCTGATGAGGGCCGGCAAGCTGGCACCTTTGGAAAAACACGAAGCCATCGCTGAGATTCAGAAGGTGCGGACCATTATGGTGGCTGCGAAGGAGGACAAAGCATGA
- a CDS encoding LysR family transcriptional regulator, translating into MTFRHLTIFLQVCDSGSMTAAAKALFVAQPSISQAIGELESHYQVKLFERLGRRLYLTEPGKRLLTYARHIVNLNQEAAAAMREVSEHGILRLGASVTVGTYLLGPLLHRLSAVKADIEVTSYVNNTSVIENDLLEDRLDLGVVEGKIQSPWLITQNFQEDEMVLVCSPQHPWANEKSIRAVQLEGASFIVREAGSGTRELFEAVMTSAGLNWKLAGCYNNAETIKATVAAGLGHTVISRLAVAKEAARGELAIVPLDGLSFVRTFKIVYHKNKYLSPAMQFFIDLVLRTPQAQLLPPLPPQAVAASASSGANKNNAPPTKDIPIWL; encoded by the coding sequence ATGACATTCCGGCATTTGACCATTTTCCTGCAGGTCTGCGACAGCGGCAGCATGACCGCCGCTGCCAAGGCTCTTTTTGTAGCACAGCCCTCAATTAGCCAGGCCATCGGTGAATTAGAAAGCCATTACCAAGTCAAGCTTTTTGAACGTTTAGGACGTCGCTTATATCTTACCGAACCAGGCAAGCGTCTACTTACTTATGCCAGACACATTGTCAATCTCAACCAGGAAGCCGCTGCCGCCATGCGCGAGGTCAGCGAGCATGGAATTTTGCGACTGGGCGCCAGTGTTACCGTTGGCACCTACTTGCTGGGGCCCTTATTGCACCGTCTGAGCGCCGTCAAGGCGGATATTGAAGTCACTTCTTACGTCAATAATACCAGCGTCATTGAAAACGACCTTTTAGAAGACCGTCTAGATCTAGGCGTGGTCGAAGGGAAAATACAGTCCCCCTGGCTAATAACGCAAAACTTCCAAGAAGATGAGATGGTGCTTGTCTGCTCACCGCAGCATCCTTGGGCGAACGAAAAAAGCATCCGCGCCGTCCAGCTCGAAGGAGCTTCCTTCATTGTCCGAGAAGCCGGCAGCGGTACCCGCGAACTGTTTGAAGCCGTCATGACCAGTGCCGGCCTAAACTGGAAACTGGCGGGTTGCTACAATAACGCCGAAACCATCAAGGCCACCGTGGCCGCCGGTCTGGGTCATACCGTCATCTCCCGCCTGGCCGTGGCCAAAGAAGCCGCCAGAGGCGAATTGGCCATCGTCCCCTTAGACGGCTTATCTTTTGTACGCACCTTCAAGATTGTGTATCACAAAAACAAGTACCTCTCTCCAGCCATGCAGTTCTTTATCGATTTGGTGCTGCGCACCCCGCAGGCGCAGCTTCTGCCGCCGCTGCCTCCGCAGGCAGTTGCCGCCTCCGCTTCCTCTGGCGCAAACAAAAACAACGCCCCGCCGACTAAAGACATTCCCATCTGGCTGTAA
- a CDS encoding YeiH family protein: MKQMPGIMLALLLAVPAWLLGQAVPLVGGPVFAILLGILLAEWKRPESVEPGLRFTGKKVLQLSIVLLGFEMNLHYVLQVGGQSLVIIVATLSAAFLTAWLVGRWLRLPGDTTILIGVGTAICGGSAIAATAPVIGAKTQDVTYSISTIFLFNIVAVFLFPFLGHLLGLGDAGFGMWAGTAINDTSSVVAAGYSYSDAAGSYATIVKLTRTLMIIPITVVLGLYQARKSRQEGASFSLGRIFPLFVLGFLAASVISTSGILGETAAHFLGQAGKFCIAVAMAAIGLNTRLGELLKNGLAPILLGLACWAAVAIVSLLCQHMIGLW; the protein is encoded by the coding sequence ATGAAACAAATGCCGGGGATTATGTTGGCGCTGCTCTTGGCAGTGCCGGCGTGGCTGTTAGGACAGGCGGTTCCGTTGGTAGGCGGTCCTGTTTTTGCAATTTTGCTGGGCATCCTGTTGGCAGAGTGGAAGCGTCCCGAGAGTGTGGAACCGGGACTGCGTTTTACCGGCAAGAAAGTGTTGCAGCTGTCGATTGTCTTGTTGGGTTTTGAAATGAATTTGCACTATGTCTTGCAGGTGGGCGGGCAGTCGCTGGTGATTATTGTGGCGACCTTGAGTGCGGCCTTTTTGACGGCTTGGCTGGTAGGTCGCTGGCTACGCCTGCCGGGAGATACGACCATTCTTATTGGCGTAGGCACTGCCATTTGCGGCGGTTCGGCCATTGCCGCAACGGCGCCGGTGATTGGCGCGAAGACCCAGGATGTGACCTATTCGATTTCGACGATTTTTCTCTTTAATATCGTCGCGGTATTTTTATTTCCTTTTTTAGGACATCTGTTGGGTTTGGGGGATGCAGGCTTTGGCATGTGGGCCGGCACCGCCATTAACGATACCTCCTCCGTAGTGGCGGCAGGCTATTCCTATAGCGATGCGGCGGGCAGCTATGCTACGATAGTCAAGCTGACGCGAACGCTGATGATTATTCCTATCACCGTAGTGCTGGGCTTGTACCAGGCCCGAAAATCCAGGCAAGAAGGGGCAAGCTTTTCTTTAGGTCGCATTTTTCCGCTTTTTGTTTTGGGTTTTCTGGCCGCCTCCGTTATTAGCACCAGCGGTATTTTGGGAGAAACAGCGGCTCACTTTTTGGGCCAGGCGGGAAAATTCTGTATTGCCGTAGCCATGGCGGCGATTGGCCTTAATACGCGCCTTGGAGAACTGCTTAAAAACGGCTTAGCTCCTATTCTGCTCGGCTTGGCTTGTTGGGCGGCAGTTGCGATAGTTTCACTTCTTTGCCAGCATATGATCGGTTTGTGGTAG
- a CDS encoding rubrerythrin, whose protein sequence is MSNLKGTKTEANLQAAFAGESQARNKYTYYAAAAKKEGLNQIAALFEETANNEKEHAKIWFKLLHDGMPKTAANLLDAAEGENYEWTDMYASFAKTAKEEGFEKIAYLFEAVGEIEKEHEERYRKLLANLKDETVFTRPEEQRWQCANCGHIHVGTKAPTLCPVCDHPQAHFQILATNF, encoded by the coding sequence ATGAGCAATTTAAAAGGAACGAAAACAGAAGCAAATTTGCAGGCAGCATTTGCCGGCGAGAGCCAAGCTCGCAACAAGTATACCTACTATGCGGCGGCGGCTAAAAAAGAAGGGTTGAATCAAATTGCCGCTCTTTTTGAAGAAACTGCTAATAATGAGAAAGAGCATGCGAAAATTTGGTTTAAGCTGCTTCATGACGGCATGCCGAAAACCGCCGCGAATCTGCTAGATGCTGCAGAGGGCGAGAACTACGAGTGGACTGATATGTACGCTTCCTTTGCTAAAACCGCTAAAGAAGAAGGCTTTGAGAAAATCGCCTATCTTTTTGAGGCTGTAGGGGAAATCGAAAAAGAACACGAAGAGCGTTACCGTAAGTTATTGGCGAACCTGAAGGACGAAACCGTTTTTACGCGTCCCGAGGAGCAGCGCTGGCAGTGCGCTAACTGCGGCCATATTCATGTGGGCACCAAAGCGCCTACCCTTTGCCCGGTTTGCGATCATCCTCAGGCGCATTTCCAAATTCTCGCTACGAACTTTTAA
- a CDS encoding CoB--CoM heterodisulfide reductase iron-sulfur subunit B family protein: MKYAFFPGCVLRGAASEAFLATVKVTEVLGIELVEIPSWTCCGASHLQDVDELTALAVNARNLAIAESMGLPLLTVCNTCTLQLRRAKAALDSDAELKKKVNALLASAGYEYKGTGRVTHLLWELASQPQLLAGKVAKPLNGWKVAPYYGCHLLRPPEIMGYEDCFHPQSLENVITALGAQPVEFAWKLKCCGFHAFWTAEADVMKVTGQAVDSAVKAGAEVVVTPCPLCQMQLDMYQPEGREAARTNAELPILHLSQLIGLALGLTKEELGLSRHISAINKMKL; encoded by the coding sequence ATGAAGTACGCCTTTTTTCCAGGCTGCGTACTCCGCGGCGCTGCGAGCGAAGCGTTTTTAGCTACCGTAAAGGTGACGGAGGTCTTAGGGATTGAGTTGGTGGAAATCCCCAGCTGGACTTGCTGTGGCGCGTCGCATCTGCAGGATGTGGACGAACTGACGGCGCTGGCGGTTAACGCGCGTAATCTGGCGATTGCCGAAAGTATGGGCCTGCCGCTGTTGACGGTATGCAATACATGTACGCTGCAGCTGCGTCGAGCTAAAGCGGCTCTAGACTCTGATGCGGAGTTGAAGAAGAAAGTCAATGCGCTGCTGGCGTCGGCAGGCTATGAATACAAGGGCACCGGCAGGGTAACTCATTTGCTGTGGGAACTGGCATCGCAGCCGCAGCTGCTGGCGGGAAAAGTTGCCAAGCCTCTTAACGGTTGGAAGGTGGCGCCTTATTATGGCTGCCATTTGCTGCGGCCGCCGGAAATCATGGGGTATGAAGACTGCTTCCATCCGCAGTCGCTAGAAAACGTGATCACTGCTCTGGGGGCTCAGCCGGTTGAATTTGCATGGAAGCTTAAATGCTGCGGCTTCCATGCTTTCTGGACGGCGGAGGCCGATGTAATGAAAGTGACCGGTCAGGCAGTGGACAGCGCGGTCAAAGCCGGTGCGGAGGTGGTCGTGACGCCCTGTCCGCTCTGCCAGATGCAACTGGATATGTACCAGCCGGAAGGAAGGGAAGCCGCTAGGACCAATGCGGAGCTGCCTATTTTGCATTTGTCGCAGTTGATTGGCTTGGCCTTGGGTCTGACCAAGGAAGAACTCGGCCTGTCGCGGCATATTTCGGCGATAAATAAAATGAAACTTTGA
- a CDS encoding desulfoferrodoxin family protein, whose product MSESVVLYQCPDCGYIVEVVNPGNPELICRGDAFAATCVEVAAGLECCGKKMIKLEPNTVEASQEKHMPIAEWLATGQVAVKVGEVAHPMMSEHWIRWIWAVADGQVQRVELEPEQSPEAIFNVKGAGEVALYAYCNLHGLWKTLFQR is encoded by the coding sequence ATGAGCGAGTCGGTAGTTTTATACCAATGTCCGGATTGCGGATATATTGTGGAGGTTGTGAATCCGGGAAATCCGGAATTGATCTGCCGGGGCGATGCCTTTGCGGCGACTTGTGTAGAGGTGGCTGCTGGGTTGGAGTGTTGTGGCAAGAAAATGATCAAGCTGGAACCCAATACGGTAGAAGCTTCTCAAGAAAAGCATATGCCGATAGCCGAGTGGCTGGCAACAGGGCAAGTGGCGGTCAAGGTGGGAGAAGTAGCTCACCCGATGATGTCGGAACATTGGATTCGCTGGATTTGGGCCGTGGCTGACGGGCAGGTGCAACGAGTAGAACTGGAGCCGGAACAAAGCCCGGAAGCCATCTTCAATGTGAAGGGTGCCGGGGAGGTTGCGCTTTATGCGTACTGTAATTTGCATGGTTTGTGGAAAACACTGTTTCAGCGTTGA